A single window of Gossypium arboreum isolate Shixiya-1 chromosome 13, ASM2569848v2, whole genome shotgun sequence DNA harbors:
- the LOC108462727 gene encoding phosphoglycerate mutase-like protein 1 isoform X2, with protein MESIEGQFPYPWHQHCKILHLVRHGQALHNVEGDKNPEALLSPNLFDAQLTPLGLKQVAKLRNEVHASGLFNRIELVVTSPLSRAMETASGCFGREGENAVSSSTPKITAVELCRDRLGVRPSDMRRKMSDCRSRFPWIDFSMVDVEDDNLWNPELRESEEELAKRVTKLLNWVWKRPEKEIVIVSHGLVLQHILINLLANSDFNPTLTPALCKRFDNCELRSVVILDTSKIGRERWAWLCSDDKAKDVLKQCGHHSIDVATYIYLKSSLVA; from the exons ATGGAGAGCATAGAAGGCCAGTTTCCATATCCATGGCACCAACATTGCAAAATTCTTCACTTG GTGAGGCATGGACAGGCTTTGCACAATGTCGAGGGAGATAAGAATCCAGAAGCTTTGTTGTCTCCCAATCTGTTTGATGCACAGCTCACCCCATTAGGATTGAAACAG GTTGCTAAACTGCGAAATGAGGTTCATGCCAGTGGCCTATTTAATAGGATTGAGTTAGTTGTCACTTCCCCTCTATCAAG AGCGATGGAGACTGCTAGCGGATGTTTTGGGAGGGAGGGAGAGAATGCAGTGTCCTCCTCAACTCCTAAAATCACGGCAGTTGAGCTTTGTCGAGATCGCTTA GGGGTCCGTCCATCTGACATGAGGAGAAAGATGAGCGATTGTCGCTCGCGTTTCCCTTGGATTGATTTTTCAATG GTGGATGTTGAAGACGATAATCTTTGGAATCCAGAGCTTCGGGAGTCTGAGGAAGAACTTGCTAAAAGAGTAACCAAGTTGTTGAATTG GGTATGGAAAAGGCCAGAGAAGGAGATTGTAATAGTAAGCCATGGATTAGTTCTTCAACATATACTTATAAATTTACTTGCAAATTCCGACTTTAATCCAACTCTAACGCCTGCGTTGTGCAAACG TTTTGACAATTGTGAGCTTCGTTCAGTTGTCATATTGGACACAAG CAAAATAGGAAGGGAACGGTGGGCATGGCTTTGCAGTGATGACAAAGCAAAGGATGTGTTAAAGCAGTGTGGTCATCATTCAATTGACGTTGCTACTTATATATACCTAAAGTCGTCGCTTGTTGCGTAG
- the LOC108462727 gene encoding phosphoglycerate mutase-like protein 1 isoform X1 — protein MESIEGQFPYPWHQHCKILHLVRHGQALHNVEGDKNPEALLSPNLFDAQLTPLGLKQVAKLRNEVHASGLFNRIELVVTSPLSRAMETASGCFGREGENAVSSSTPKITAVELCRDRLGVRPSDMRRKMSDCRSRFPWIDFSMASVDVEDDNLWNPELRESEEELAKRVTKLLNWVWKRPEKEIVIVSHGLVLQHILINLLANSDFNPTLTPALCKRFDNCELRSVVILDTSKIGRERWAWLCSDDKAKDVLKQCGHHSIDVATYIYLKSSLVA, from the exons ATGGAGAGCATAGAAGGCCAGTTTCCATATCCATGGCACCAACATTGCAAAATTCTTCACTTG GTGAGGCATGGACAGGCTTTGCACAATGTCGAGGGAGATAAGAATCCAGAAGCTTTGTTGTCTCCCAATCTGTTTGATGCACAGCTCACCCCATTAGGATTGAAACAG GTTGCTAAACTGCGAAATGAGGTTCATGCCAGTGGCCTATTTAATAGGATTGAGTTAGTTGTCACTTCCCCTCTATCAAG AGCGATGGAGACTGCTAGCGGATGTTTTGGGAGGGAGGGAGAGAATGCAGTGTCCTCCTCAACTCCTAAAATCACGGCAGTTGAGCTTTGTCGAGATCGCTTA GGGGTCCGTCCATCTGACATGAGGAGAAAGATGAGCGATTGTCGCTCGCGTTTCCCTTGGATTGATTTTTCAATGGCAAGT GTGGATGTTGAAGACGATAATCTTTGGAATCCAGAGCTTCGGGAGTCTGAGGAAGAACTTGCTAAAAGAGTAACCAAGTTGTTGAATTG GGTATGGAAAAGGCCAGAGAAGGAGATTGTAATAGTAAGCCATGGATTAGTTCTTCAACATATACTTATAAATTTACTTGCAAATTCCGACTTTAATCCAACTCTAACGCCTGCGTTGTGCAAACG TTTTGACAATTGTGAGCTTCGTTCAGTTGTCATATTGGACACAAG CAAAATAGGAAGGGAACGGTGGGCATGGCTTTGCAGTGATGACAAAGCAAAGGATGTGTTAAAGCAGTGTGGTCATCATTCAATTGACGTTGCTACTTATATATACCTAAAGTCGTCGCTTGTTGCGTAG
- the LOC108462727 gene encoding phosphoglycerate mutase-like protein 1 isoform X3, translating into MESIEGQFPYPWHQHCKILHLVRHGQALHNVEGDKNPEALLSPNLFDAQLTPLGLKQVAKLRNEVHASGLFNRIELVVTSPLSRAMETASGCFGREGENAVSSSTPKITAVELCRDRLGVRPSDMRRKMSDCRSRFPWIDFSMASVDVEDDNLWNPELRESEEELAKRVTKLLNWVWKRPEKEIVIVSHGLVLQHILINLLANSDFNPTLTPALCKRFDNCELRSVVILDTRKGTVGMALQ; encoded by the exons ATGGAGAGCATAGAAGGCCAGTTTCCATATCCATGGCACCAACATTGCAAAATTCTTCACTTG GTGAGGCATGGACAGGCTTTGCACAATGTCGAGGGAGATAAGAATCCAGAAGCTTTGTTGTCTCCCAATCTGTTTGATGCACAGCTCACCCCATTAGGATTGAAACAG GTTGCTAAACTGCGAAATGAGGTTCATGCCAGTGGCCTATTTAATAGGATTGAGTTAGTTGTCACTTCCCCTCTATCAAG AGCGATGGAGACTGCTAGCGGATGTTTTGGGAGGGAGGGAGAGAATGCAGTGTCCTCCTCAACTCCTAAAATCACGGCAGTTGAGCTTTGTCGAGATCGCTTA GGGGTCCGTCCATCTGACATGAGGAGAAAGATGAGCGATTGTCGCTCGCGTTTCCCTTGGATTGATTTTTCAATGGCAAGT GTGGATGTTGAAGACGATAATCTTTGGAATCCAGAGCTTCGGGAGTCTGAGGAAGAACTTGCTAAAAGAGTAACCAAGTTGTTGAATTG GGTATGGAAAAGGCCAGAGAAGGAGATTGTAATAGTAAGCCATGGATTAGTTCTTCAACATATACTTATAAATTTACTTGCAAATTCCGACTTTAATCCAACTCTAACGCCTGCGTTGTGCAAACG TTTTGACAATTGTGAGCTTCGTTCAGTTGTCATATTGGACACAAG GAAGGGAACGGTGGGCATGGCTTTGCAGTGA